In the genome of Pangasianodon hypophthalmus isolate fPanHyp1 chromosome 23, fPanHyp1.pri, whole genome shotgun sequence, one region contains:
- the scxa gene encoding basic helix-loop-helix transcription factor scleraxis — MSFAMVRPAPSRYLYSDISMMSEDEENGSESSGSDDRSFRLDASGYELKVGGRKRKPGSGGGGGRIGGVLPGTASGPPGEGRQRNAANARERDRTNSVNTAFTALRTLIPTEPADRKLSKIETLRLASSYISHLGNVLLVGEACGDGQPCHSGGPSAAYYHHHGSPTRDSENSQPKQICTFCLSNQRKMSKDRERKTALRN; from the exons atgtCATTTGCAATGGTGCGTCCAGCCCCAAGCCGCTACCTGTACTCGGACATCTCCATGATGTCTGAGGACGAGGAGAATGGCAGCGAGAGCTCGGGTTCGGATGACCGCTCCTTCCGACTGGATGCCTCTGGCTACGAGCTCAAGGTGGGCGGCAGGAAACGGAAACCGGGcagtggaggtggaggagggcGGATTGGTGGAGTGCTACCAGGCACCGCAAGTGGTCCACCAGGTGAGGGGCGGCAGCGTAATGCGGCCAATGCGCGGGAACGAGACCGTACCAACAGTGTGAATACAGCCTTCACAGCACTCAGGACTCTTATCCCCACTGAGCCGGCAGACAGGAAGCTGTCCAAAATTGAGACTCTCCGCCTTGCTTCCAGCTACATCTCGCATCTCGGCAACGTCCTGTTGGTAGGCGAGGCCTGTGGTGACGGGCAGCCATGCCACAGCGGTGGACCTTCGGCAGCCTACTATCATCATCATGGATCACCTACACGAGATTCTGAGAACTCGCAGCCCAAACAGATCTGCACTTTCTGCCTCAGCAACCagaggaaaatg agcaaagacagagaaagaaaaacagccctGAGGAATTAA